A stretch of the Argentina anserina chromosome 6, drPotAnse1.1, whole genome shotgun sequence genome encodes the following:
- the LOC126798276 gene encoding protein NRT1/ PTR FAMILY 6.4, whose product MVLVSSNSEKNGAANDVSVVDFRGNPIDKSRTGGWLAAGLILVTELSERICVMGISMNLVTYLVGNLHLTSAKSATIVTNFMGTLNLLGLLGGFLADAKLGRYLTVLLSAAITALGITLLTMATSIPSMKPPVCEGNQECVEATGSQLALLYAALYLTALGGGGIKSNVSGFGSDQFDSSDPKEEKSMIFFFNRFYFGISIGSLFAVIVLVYIQDNVGRGLGYGLSAGTMVIALIVLLMGTPFYRFLKPRGSPLTMIWRVIFLAWKKRVHSYPSHPSFLNQYHEAKVPHTERFKCLDKAAILDEFAASEENRSNSWIVSTVTQVEEVKLVLKLLPIWSTCILFWTVYSQMTTFTIEQATFMHRKVGSFEIPAGSFSAFLFITILLFTSLNEKLFVPLARKITKSPQGLTSLQRVGIGLVFSMAAMIASAIVEKQRREMANDHDIKISAFWLVPQYFLVGAGEAFVYVGQLEFFIREAPERMKSMSTGLFLSTISMGFYVSSLLVTLVDKVTHKSWLRSDLNNGNLDNFYLLLAALGAINFLVFLAFAMRHQYKGQQCNNNLDDSGKELKNSNDMVYEDMEKIKIEAKEGP is encoded by the exons ATG GTTCTAGTGTCGAGCAACAGTGAAAAAAATGGTGCAGCAAATGATGTGAGTGTGGTGGATTTTCGAGGAAACCCTATCGACAAGTCCAGAACTGGTGGATGGCTTGCTGCAGGGCTTATCTTAG TAACTGAGCTCTCTGAGAGGATATGTGTGATGGGCATATCTATGAATTTAGTGACTTACTTGGTTGGCAATTTGCACTTAACATCTGCAAAGTCTGCAACTATAGTCACCAATTTCATGGGTACTTTGAATCTCCTTGGCCTTCTTGGTGGTTTCCTTGCAGATGCTAAACTCGGACGCTACCTGACTGTTCTACTCTCTGCAGCCATAACTGCTCTG GGGATAACTTTGTTAACAATGGCCACATCCATTCCGAGTATGAAACCACCTGTCTGTGAAGGCAACCAAGAATGCGTCGAGGCCACCGGCAGCCAACTAGCTCTGCTCTATGCTGCTTTATACTTGACAGCACTAGGTGGTGGTGGAATAAAATCCAACGTCTCTGGTTTTGGCTCTGACCAATTTGATTCCTCAGACCCAAAGGAGGAGAAGTCCATGATCTTTTTCTTCAACAGGTTCTACTTTGGCATCAGCATTGGTTCTCTGTTTGCTGTGATCGTCCTGGTCTATATACAAGACAACGTTGGCCGCGGACTGGGTTATGGACTTTCAGCAGGGACAATGGTGATTGCACTCATTGTGTTACTCATGGGAACACCATTCTATCGATTCCTAAAGCCTAGAGGCAGCCCTTTGACTATGATATGGAGGGTGATCTTTCTGGCATGGAAGAAGAGGGTTCATTCTTATCCTTCTCATCCAAGCTTTTTGAATCAATACCATGAAGCCAAGGTTCCACATACAGAGAGATTCAA GTGTCTGGACAAAGCTGCAATACTAGATGAATTTGCTGCTAGTGAAGAAAATAGAAGCAACTCTTGGATAGTATCCACAGTGACTCAAGTTGAAGAGGTGAAACTGGTTTTGAAGCTCTTGCCAATCTGGTCAACATGTATCCTCTTTTGGACAGTCTACTCTCAAATGACTACTTTCACCATTGAACAAGCAACCTTCATGCACCGGAAAGTAGGTTCCTTTGAAATCCCTGCTGGTTCCTTCTCAGCATTTCtattcatcaccattctccTCTTCACCTCCCTAAATGAGAAACTTTTTGTTCCACTTGCTCGAAAAATCACCAAGAGTCCCCAAGGACTCACAAGCCTTCAGAGAGTTGGAATTGGACTCGTTTTTTCAATGGCTGCTATGATCGCTTCCGCAATAGTAGAGAAGCAGAGAAGGGAAATGGCTAACGACCACGATATAAAAATAAGTGCTTTTTGGCTTGTTCCACAATACTTCCTAGTGGGTGCTGGTGAAGCTTTTGTCTATGTAGGACAACTAGAATTTTTCATCAGAGAGGCACCGGAGAGGATGAAGTCTATGAGCACAGGGCTTTTCTTAAGCACCATTTCAATGGGGTTCTATGTAAGCAGCCTGTTGGTGACCCTCGTGGATAAAGTGACTCATAAGAGCTGGCTGAGAAGTGATTTGAACAATGGAAATCTAGATAATTTCTATCTATTGCTTGCAGCTCTAGGAGCGATAAATTTCTTAGTTTTCCTTGCATTTGCGATGAGACACCAGTACAAAGGCCAGCAGTGCAATAATAACCTTGATGACAGTGGCAAAGAGCTGAAGAACTCTAATGACATGGTATATGAGGATATGGAGAAGATAAAAATTGAGGCAAAAGAGGGACCCTAG
- the LOC126798534 gene encoding endoglucanase 11, with the protein MVKKCYGLFAQWCFVSLIFTTARAMNYGDALAKSLLYFESQRSGRLPYNQRVTWRDHSGLTDGLEQGVDLVGGYYDAGDHVKFGLPMAFTVTMLSWSVIEYRQQIADAGELEHAMEAIKWGTDYFIKAHTSPNVLWAEVGDGDTDHYCWQRPEDMTTSRQAYKIDENNPGSDLAGETAAAMAAAAMVFKKTNPHYAHLLLHHAQQLFEFGDKYRGKYDEEGRLGVVKSYYASVSGFKDELLWAALWLYKATDNEEYLRYVINEAENFGGIGWAITEFSWDVKYAGIQVIASKLLSEEKHKKHSPILEKYRSKAEYYICSCLNRNIDTKNMERTPAGLLYIRQWNNMQYVSTASFLLTMYSDILKSSNQKLSCHGGTVDHQEILSFAKSQVDYILGSNPSNMSYLVGYGSNYPQRVHHRGASVVSYRENKAFIGCTQGYDNWYGRVEPNPNVLVGALVGGPDSQDKFLDQRDNYMQTEACTYNTAPLVGVFAKFLELEVQKGLDHSQDLRLVASY; encoded by the exons ATGGTGAAGAAATGTTATGGCTTGTTTGCACAATGGTGCTTTGTTTCTCTCATCTTCACCACCGCCAGAGCTATGAACTACGGCGACGCCCTCGCCAAGAGTCTCCTCTACTTCGAGTCCCAACGCTCCGGCCGGCTGCCGTACAACCAGAGAGTCACATGGCGGGACCATTCCGGCCTCACCGACGGCCTAGAACAAGGG GTAGACTTGGTAGGAGGCTATTATGACGCCGGTGACCACGTCAAGTTCGGACTGCCAATGGCGTTTACGGTGACAATGCTGTCCTGGAGTGTCATCGAATACCGGCAGCAGATCGCCGACGCCGGTGAGCTCGAGCACGCAATGGAGGCCATCAAATGGGGGACGGATTACTTCATCAAAGCTCACACTAGTCCAAATGTGCTGTGGGCTGAG GTGGGTGATGGAGACACTGACCATTATTGCTGGCAAAGACCAGAGGACATGACGACATCCCGGCAGGCGTACAAGATCGACGAGAACAATCCAGGGTCAGATCTCGCCGGAGAGACCGCGGCCGCAATGGCAGCCGCAGCCATGGTGTTCAAGAAAACGAACCCGCATTACGCCCACCTCCTCCTACACCACGCGCAACAG TTGTTCGAGTTTGGGGACAAATATAGGGGAAAGTATGATGAGGAGGGGAGGCTGGGAGTGGTGAAGAGCTACTATGCGTCGGTGAGTGGATTCAAAGATGAGTTGTTGTGGGCAGCTTTGTGGCTATACAAGGCCACCGACAATGAGGAGTATTTGAGGTATGTAATAAACGAGGCTGAGAATTTTGGAGGCATTGGTTGGGCAATAACAGAGTTCAGCTGGGACGTTAAGTATGCTGGTATTCAAGTAATTGCTTCAAAG TTGCTTAGCGAAGAGAAGCACAAGAAGCACAGTCCTATACTGGAAAAATATAGATCGAAAGCCGAGTACTACATCTGTTCATGTCTGAACAGGAACATTGACACCAAAAACATGGAAAGAACACCAGCAGGACTATTGTACATAAGGCAATGGAACAACATGCAGTATGTTTCAACAGCATCATTTCTTCTAACCATGTATTCAGATATCCTTAAAAGCTCGAACCAAAAGCTCAGCTGCCATGGAGGGACAGTGGACCACCAAGAAATCCTCAGCTTTGCAAAATCACAAGTTGATTACATTTTGGGATCTAACCCATCAAACATGAGCTACTTAGTGGGTTATGGTTCAAACTACCCTCAACGGGTGCACCACAGAGGTGCCTCTGTGGTGTCTTATAGAGAGAACAAAGCGTTCATTGGGTGTACACAAGGGTATGATAACTGGTATGGGAGGGTTGAGCCAAACCCTAATGTTTTGGTTGGGGCTTTGGTTGGAGGACCTGATTCTCAAGACAAATTTTTGGATCAGCGGGACAATTATATGCAGACTgaggcatgtacatataataCAGCACCATTAGTTGGGGTTTTTGCCAAGTTTTTAGAATTAGAGGTCCAAAAGGGGTTGGATCATAGTCAGGATTTGCGTTTAGTTGCTTCTTATTAG
- the LOC126798277 gene encoding uncharacterized protein LOC126798277 — MNAFKAFKTNVPIAWSPNIYITLVRGIPGTRRLHRRTLEALHLGKCNRTVMRWNTPTVRGMIQQVKRLVVVETEEMYKARKQKVADHRAPRPPLIINHLPASANASSS, encoded by the exons ATGAATGCTTTCAAGGCTTTTAAAACCAATGTTCCAATTGCATGGAGCCCTAATATTTATATAACTTTGGTGAGGGGAATCCCAGGAACCAGGAGGCTTCACAGGCGCACTTTAGAGGCACTACACCTTGGCAAATGCAACCGAACTGTCATGCGATGGAATACTCCTACTGTTAGGGGAATGATCCAACAG GTCAAGAGATTGGTTGTGGTTGAGACAGAAGAAATGTATAAAGCCCGGAAACAAAAGGTTGCAGACCACCGAGCTCCTCGCCCCCCATTGATTATAAATCACCTCCCTGCTTCTGCAAATGCCTCTTCTTCATAG
- the LOC126797298 gene encoding pterocarpan synthase 1-like: MVLNISPLLILVLTTTFLAMARTHEFKETYMSLYFQDFTAGPNLTTLPLAGIACKLWTFDQFGTVYVNDDPITEGPCPESALVGRAQAFVVTSALNGRNALVFLSIVFTNKKYNGSTIEIQGNSKQFEPVREVAVVSGTGEFRFARGYATLETYFVDQPRGYSVIRCNITVQHH; this comes from the exons ATGGTTTTAAACATATCCCCACTGCTCATTTTGGTTCTGACTACTACATTTTTAGCCATGGCTCGTACTCATGAGTTCAAAGAAACCTATATGTCCCTATACTTCCAGGACTTCACTGCCGGTCCAAATCTCACGACATTACCACTTGCTGGTATCGCCTGTAAGCTTTGGACCTTCGATCAATTCGGAACAGTTTATGTCAACGACGACCCCATAACCGAAGGCCCATGCCCTGAATCGGCACTGGTTGGCCGAGCACAGGCTTTTGTTGTTACATCAGCACTAAACGGACGTAATGCCCTAGTTTTTCTGT CAATTGTGTTCACAAACAAGAAGTACAATGGCAGCACTATTGAGATACAAGGAAACAGTAAGCAATTTGAGCCGGTAAGAGAGGTGGCGGTGGTTTCAGGTACGGGTGAATTTAGATTTGCTAGGGGATATGCTACACTTGAGACTTATTTCGTCGATCAACCAAGGGGCTACTCTGTTATACGCTGTAATATTACAGTGCAACACCACTAG
- the LOC126798588 gene encoding pyrophosphate--fructose 6-phosphate 1-phosphotransferase subunit beta-like has product MSSSTTTAKAVPGRCASVYSEVQTSRLDVLLPLPSVLKGPFSVVDGPKSSAAGNPDEIAKLFPNLFGQPSASLKAGDASSALSKDKCLKIGVVLSGGQAPGGHNVISGIFDYLQQCTTGSIMYGFRGGPAGVMKGKYVELSTEYVYPYRNQGGFDMICSGRDKIETAEQFQQAADTSTKLDLDGLVVIGGDDSNTNACLLAENFRGRNLKTRVIGCPKTIDGDLKCKEVPTSFGFDTACRIYSEMIGNLMTDARSTGKYYHFVRLMGRAASHITLECALETHPNITIIGEEVAAKKETLKNVTDYITDIVCKRSEKGYNYGLILIPEGLIDFIPEVQQLIAELNEILAHGAVDEAGEWKKKLQPPSRELFDFVPQAIQEQLLLERDPHGNVQVAKIETEKMLVQMVDTELSKRKQEGKYKRNFSGQCHFFGYEGRCGLPTNFDANYCYALGYGAGALLHSGKTGLISSVGNLGAPVEQWTVGGTALTSLMDVERRHGKFKPVIKKAMVELYGAPFKKFASLRDEWALKNHYVNPGPVQFLGPRSTAINNTLLLELGA; this is encoded by the exons AtgtcctcctccaccaccactGCCAAGGCCGTTCCCGGCCGCTGCGCCTCCGTCTACAGCGAGGTCCAGACCAGCCGTCTCGACGTTCTGCTCCCCCTCCCATCCGTCCTCAAAGGCCCCTTCTCCGTCGTCGATGGCCCTAAAAGCTCCGCTGCCGGAAATCCAG ATGAGATTGCCAAGTTGTTCCCTAACCTCTTCGGCCAGCCCTCCGCGTCGCTGAAGGCCGGTGACGCCTCGTCGGCTCTGTCGAAGGATAAGTGTCTGAAGATCGGAGTTGTTCTCTCCGGCGGACAAGCACCCGGCGGACACAATGTGATCTCCGGGATTTTCG ATTACTTGCAGCAGTGCACTACTGGAAGCATAATGTACGGGTTTCGGGGCGGTCCGGCCGGAGTTATGAAGGGGAAGTATGTCGAATTGTCGACTGAATATGTCTATCCTTACAGAAATCAG GGCGGCTTTGACATGATTTGTAGTGGCAGAGACAAGATTGAAACTGCGGAACAG TTTCAACAAGCTGCTGATACATCAACTAAGCTTGATTTAGATGGACTTGTGGTCATTGGCGGGGATGATTCAAATACTAATGCGTGCCTTCTTGCTGAGAACTTCAG GGGTAGAAATTTGAAGACGCGGGTTATTGGATGTCCAAAAACCATCGATGGTGATCTAAAATGCAAAGAGGTGCCCACAAGTTTTGGATTTGACACAGCATGCAGG ATATATTCAGAAATGATTGGTAATCTAATGACAGATGCTCGTTCAACTGGGAAGTATTACCATT TTGTAAGGCTTATGGGGCGTGCAGCTTCTCATATAACACTGGAGTGTGCTCTGGAAACTCATCCAAACATTACAATTATTGGGGAGGAG GTTGCTGCCAAGAAGGAGACTCTCAAGAATGTCACGGACTATATAACAGATATAGTTTGCAAACGTTCAGAAAAGGGTTATAATTATGGTCTCATCCTTATACCAGAAGGCCTGATTGATTTCATTCCCGAG GTACAGCAACTAATTGCAGAGCTTAATGAAATCTTGGCTCATGGTGCTGTTGATGAAGCAGGGGAATGGAAAAAGAAACTTCAGCCTCCATCTCGTGAGCTCTTCGACTTTGTACCTCAAGCCATTCAAGAACAACTACTGCTTGAAAGGGATCCACATGGAAATGTGCag GTTGCCAAAATAGAGACAGAAAAAATGCTTGTTCAAATGGTAGACACTGAATTGAGCAAACGGAAGCAAGAGGGTAAATATAAGCGGAACTTCTCAGGACAGTGCCATTTCTTTGG TTATGAAGGTAGATGTGGTTTACCTACGAACTTTGATGCAAACTACTGCTATGCATTGGGTTATGGGGCTGGAGCACTCCTTCATTCTGGAAAGACTGGGTTGATTTCCTCT GTGGGAAATCTGGGTGCTCCAGTTGAACAATGGACAGTTGGTGGAACAGCATTGACTTCTCTTATGGATGTGGAGCGGAGACATG GGAAGTTCAAGCCTGTGATTAAGAAGGCAATGGTGGAACTTTATG GTGCACCATTCAAAAAGTTTGCATCTTTGCGGGACGAGTGGGCTCTTAAGAATCATTATGTTAACCCAG GTCCTGTTCAATTTCTTGGACCAAGATCAACTGCTATCAACAATACCCTGCTGCTGGAACTCGGAGCATAA
- the LOC126797296 gene encoding glycine-rich RNA-binding protein 4, mitochondrial-like — translation MRNSTLFMFLAGRASTAAAAANQTPNLLQRCFCSSSSPNNKLFVGGLSWSLDEKSLKDAFSSYGDVTEVTIVYDKDSGRPRGFGFVNFSNEDDAKSAKDAMDGKALMGRPLRISFALERVRGGQVVVPRLPSIGVGGNRS, via the exons ATGCGGAACAGCACTCTGTTTATGTTCCTTGCTGGAAGAGCTTCAACAGCAGCAGCTGCAGCAAATCAAACCCCAAATCTGCTTCAGAGATGCTTCTGTTCATCTTCCTCTCCGAACAATAAGCTTTTCGTCGGAG GCTTGTCATGGTCGTTGGACGAGAAGTCCCTGAAAGACGCTTTCTCTTCATATGGAGATGTCACTGAAG TGACTATAGTGTATGACAAGGACTCAGGCAGGCCTAGAGGCTTTGGATTTGTTAATTTCTCCAATGAAGATGATGCCAAGTCTGCTAAAGATGCTATGGATGGAAAG GCGTTGATGGGTCGGCCACTGAGAATTAGTTTTGCTCTCGAGAGAGTTCGGGGAGGGCAGGTAGTTGTCCCTCGCCTTCCAAGCATTGGAGTTGGTGGCAATCGCTCGTAG